CTGCCGGTTTTCCTGCCATTAGAATCGCGGCATGCGATTTGGTAACCGATTGGTCGCGGGAATCGTTGGACAGCATATCGGCAATCAATCGATCGTCAAAGCGGAAACGGCACAGTAACATATTGGAAGCCGCCATTTTGATCAGCTGTGCTGAACTCAGTTTTTCCAGTATATCAGCAATATCCTGATTAATTCCCAATCGATACATGGCGGCTACTCTGTCATCCCGCAACATCTGTTTAGCCAGCAGCAAATAACTTAAATTGATATCTCTGATTTCGTCTAGCAGTTGATTGGTTTCCATTTCATCACCCTTTTTAATTGAAAATATTTGAATTAAAACACCGTAACGCACAGGTGAGATTTTCAATTATGGGGCAGTGGAAGTAAATGGAAGATGAGCTTAATCGAGGTTAGGTAATCTTCTCATCAAAATGTAGGAATTTTACCTACAGAAGAAGCGCTTCATAGAACGGGATTGGAAGACTCGTTGCTGACTGCCGGGATACGCCAAGAAACTTGAGTCTCCTGACCAAGACTACAGCCTCGGCAATAATCTCCAGATTTGCAAGATCGGCAATACTATCACGTGTTATAGAACAGTCTATCTTAGGAATACCGGCGGAAAAGTGTTCTAAATTGCTAAAAATGCAAAATCCATCGGTACCGTGATCGATTGAGATACCCATCGCATCGGATGGATACCACGCGGCAACATTATTTTCCTGTTCATCCCGCACTTGAGCTACAGAGGAACCAACGCTCATTGTGATTTTCACTTCCACTTCCGGAAATTCCGGCAAATACTAAGTTGTGACTATTTTCAGGCACGGCAATTTTTGCCGGGTTTGCCGCTTGTTTGCACAAAAAAATCAAATATAAAAACGCAAACATAGTCTCTATATGCTTTGCTGCAGACTGGCATGATCGTTGCTCTTAGCATGTACAACAAAGTTTCCATTATTAACCGCAGCACTTATCGATCAGGAATTCCTATGCAAAATAAATTTGAGAGCTTGGAACTCGGCCAATTCATTCCTCTGCACTATCACCACAATATGCTGAACGACACTGCCCGCATGCAAGGGTTTAAAGATGCGATTGACCTCGCCGTCCAGCCGGGCGCCAAAGTGCTGGAACTGGGGGGCGGCACCGGCGTGCAATCGTTCTTTGCCGCACAAAAAGCGCAGAAAGTTTATTGTGTCGAGCGCAACCCGGAACTGATTAGCGCCGCGCGCAATCTGCTGGCGCAAAACAGTAACGGAGACAAAGTGGAAGTAATTCAGGCCGATGCCATGCATTACCTGCCGCCGGAACCGGTCGATGTGGTGATTTGTGAAATGCTGCATACCGGTCTGCTCCGCGAAAAGCAAATGCCGGTGATCGATTCGTTCAAACAACGTTACTTGAAGAAATTTGGCGGACCATTGCCTGCCTTTATTCCCGAAGCAAGCATTCAGGCGATCCAACCCATGCAACACGATTTTCATTTTGCAGGATTCTACGCACCCACCATCCAGTTCCAGAACCCCTACGCCACTCAGGAACGCAGCAAGGGCTTGGGAGATCCCGAAGTATTCCAATTACTGGCCTATGCCGAACCGTATAGCCAAACTTGCCAATGGGACGGGGAAATTCTGATTACCGAAGACGGTCAACTTAATGCCTTGCGGCTCATTACCAAGAATTTACTGGCCATCAATATGGCAACATGCAGCACCATCGATTGGCACACGCAATACATCGTCTTTCCGTTAGCCGAACCCATCAAAGTTTCCAGAGGCGACCAAGTTTCCATCCGCTTCAGTTACCAAGGTGGCGCACCCCTGAATGCCCTGACGGATTCACTACAAGTCCGCCTAATAAGCAAGCAAACCCCAGTATTGGAATTTGCTATGGAAGCAATGAATCGCTCAACAGAATTTCGCCCACAAGCCGCTGAAAATGCCAGTATCCTGTAATCACTTCTAACGGTATCAAATCTTTCCGGAGCCTTGCCAGGCGTCGCTTGGCAAGGCTCAATCATGTACCGGAGCAGCTGTTCTGTTCGCTCCTAAAAAACCGTATTTCATTCTACCCTTCGCTAATTTCTCCCGCCAAACCCTCTTCAATACGCCGCACTCTTAACAAAAAATTCACATTTATAACCCTAGCAAACGAACCGATTCCTGTAATCACCTCTAAAGGCATAAAATCTTTCCAGAGCCTTGACAGATGTCGCTTGGCAAGTCTCAATGGAGTGCTGGAACAGTCGTTTTGTTCGCCCTTAAAAACCCGGATTTCATTCTAATCTTCGCTAATTTTCTCCCGGCAAACCGTCTTCAATACCCGTGATTCTTAACAAAGAATTAACATTTAGGCCCTTATACTGGCCGCCCAATCAAAATGAAAGAGAGAAGCAAGGCATGCGACCTGATTAACAGCTGGATTGAGTCAGCAAGTGGAAGCTTCCATGCAATTTGATTGGAAATAAAATAACCTACTAAAATGAAAGGAAGTCTGAATGAAAAACATTCTTAACGAGGTACGTTCCGTTTTATTCGTTGGTGTGATTTTTTTTTGGTAGTGTGGCCTCATCTCAGGTTCTGGCACAAGATGCGGTAGCGCAACGGATTAAAGAACTGGAAGAACGATTGCGGGCCATGCAGAGTGGCATGCAAACGATGCAAAATGAACTGGAAAGCTTGAAAATTCAATCTTCCCAGGTAACCGGGAAAGTTGAAAAAATTCAACAAAACCCGCAAAACCAACAAATCCCTCAGCTAACTGAAAAAGTTAGAAAAATCCCGCAAACAGCAAGTTC
The DNA window shown above is from Nitrosomonas sp. Is35 and carries:
- a CDS encoding methyltransferase domain-containing protein; protein product: MQNKFESLELGQFIPLHYHHNMLNDTARMQGFKDAIDLAVQPGAKVLELGGGTGVQSFFAAQKAQKVYCVERNPELISAARNLLAQNSNGDKVEVIQADAMHYLPPEPVDVVICEMLHTGLLREKQMPVIDSFKQRYLKKFGGPLPAFIPEASIQAIQPMQHDFHFAGFYAPTIQFQNPYATQERSKGLGDPEVFQLLAYAEPYSQTCQWDGEILITEDGQLNALRLITKNLLAINMATCSTIDWHTQYIVFPLAEPIKVSRGDQVSIRFSYQGGAPLNALTDSLQVRLISKQTPVLEFAMEAMNRSTEFRPQAAENASIL
- the flhD gene encoding flagellar transcriptional regulator FlhD, whose translation is METNQLLDEIRDINLSYLLLAKQMLRDDRVAAMYRLGINQDIADILEKLSSAQLIKMAASNMLLCRFRFDDRLIADMLSNDSRDQSVTKSHAAILMAGKPAEAIA